ACCCTTTCGCCAGGTCATCAATGCAGATTCCCTCAAAAGAATATGGGGCAATCTTGAGGGCGATGAAGTGAAAACAGCTCCCAAAGGCTTTGATAAAGAACATCAGAACATTGATCTCATACGCAAGAAACAGTTCATCTTTGTCAGAAACTTTACCGACAGCGAGGTGTTGTCGCTTACCTTTTTAGATGAAGTGGATGCCTCTTACCGCGCCATTAGGCCATACTTTGACCTTATGAGCGATATCTTGACCACCAACCTGAACGGTGAATCATTGCTCAACTAGCACTTCTTGCTGCAAAAGCTGTACTTGGTCTTTTAAACGTTCGATGACCATGTTCATCATACGTTTGTTCAAGGCTGAGGAATTTTTGATATACCCAAGGTATTCTTCAACGGTAAATTGCCCAATGACCATTCCTTTCAGCGCATTTCTGAACTTGATGTCTTTTTGAATGGCATTTTCAATAAAATGCAGCTGCTTTTCATTTGACAGCTCGTAGAAGGCACCCTTGTGCTTGTTGACATAGTTCTTGAACATCTCAACAAGAAGAGGGTTCTGAAACTTGATAACGGGCCGTAGCGTTTCGTTTTGAAAACGCTCTTCATCACCCATGTTTTCGTAGCACCTTGAGGTTTTTATCCCTGGCCGAACGGCCAAGAGGCTTTTGGATCGTGAATCCATGATGAAAGGTTTTATTAAAAGTACTGAATCAAGTTTTTTCGATTTTGTGCTACCCGATTATTTTTCAACGGGGTTATAAACAAAAAGGCCACCTGTAAAAGGTGGCCTTTTGATAGTTGGGTTCCAGCCTTCTATTTACTGTCTAAAAATTCTTCAAAGGTCTTTAATTCAAGGGTTTGCTTTTTCAAATACTTCGTTTTTAACTTTGAAAAATCATGCTTGGCCTTTTCGAATCGCTCCGAGATCACCTTCAGGTTCTGAAGGTCATCTGCCGTCGGGGCATCATAACTTGCCGCTACTTTGCTGTATAGGTTGGCCATCTTTTCACGCAATTGGGGCTCGGCCGAACCTACATAATTATCGCCGGTGGTGATGACCAATGTTTCTTTGAGCGAGTTTAGTTTTTCCGCTGTTTTTGAATCATTGTTTTCTTCTGCGTTGGCCAACAGGGCATCCAATTCGTAGACCAGATAGGCCAATTCTTGGGTCATGTCGTACAGGCGCATAGTGGTACTGTTCTTTAGCTCCCTTTCTTGGTCTGTTAGACCGGTGTCCTCATCATAGACCAACGTGAAGGGATGTTCATAGGTTTCCTTGCCCTTCGTCATTACAGCCGTGTACATGCCGGCAGGTGCGGAAGGAGTGGTGAATCCACCAAAACTGAACGTTTTTCCCGTGGCAATCTTTGGTTGCTTGAGGCGGTAGTTCCACTCGACAATATTGATGCCCTTCGATTTACCCGGTGTCAGCGTGGCAACCGTTTCACCTTGGTCGTTCTTTATTTCCATGGCCATTTTGCCAAAAGTGTGCCTTTTCTTCAAGAAATAGGTCAACCTGACATTTTTTGAACGATTAGGCCCTACAAATTCGGTCTCGGTGCCGAAATTTCCTGAAAAGGAACTGGTTTCATCGATTACGGTTGGCGATGTTTTAAAGAAGTGTACATTCTTGTTCAGTACTTCTTCATTGATTTCGCGCAGGGGTGAAATATCGTCGATGATAATGACACCCCTACCATGGGTGCCCATTACCAAATCGTTGGTTCTCTTTTGCAGATCAATAAAATGTACAGCCACCGGGGGCATGTTGTTGGTAAACTTTTTCCAGCTTTGGCCACCATCCAAGGTAATATAAAGTCCGAACTCAGTGCCCAAAAACAACAGATCAGGGTTCACGTAATCTTCTTGGATATTCCTGACAAAGCCTACCACATCATCGGAAATGATGTTCGTCCACGTCTTACCGAAATCTGTCGTCTTATAGGCATAGGGGGTCTGGTCGTTCTGTGTATGCCCATCAAACACGGCATAGGCGGTTCCCTTGTCGAATGAGCTGGCCTCGATGTGGTAGCACCAGGTGTTTTTGGGTAAGCCGGGTATGTTTTCAACCGTGTTGGCCCATGTTTTTCCACCATCTTGTGTAACCTGTACGTTGCCATCGTCGGTACCGACCCAAATGATGTTCTCATCAAAGGGCGATTCGGCTATGGTAAAGATGGTCGTATGGTTTTCGGCCCCTGAATTGTCTTTTGACAGTCCGCCGGAGTCTTCTTGGTTTTGCTTTGCCGGGTCGTTGGTGGTCAGATCGGGCGAGATAATCTGCCATGTATCGCCCATATCCTCAGATTTGTGCAAATACTGGCTTCCCATATAGAAACGGTCGGGTTGGTGCATGCTGACTGCCATAGGGGCATTCCAGTTAAAGCGAAGCTTTTGGTCGTCTGAGGTGGGCAATGGTTGTATGGTCTTGATCAAATTGTTGTCCACATCAATGCGCCAAACATTCTCGGCCCCCTGCATTTCAGAATAAATGATGTTTTTGGTGGGATGTTTCAATACCCGGAATCCATCGCCTTGGCCAACCGAGTTCCAATCCCTTGCCTCGACCCCACCGGGTGAGGAAGAAGGCCCGTACCACGAGCCGTTGTCTTGTAACCCTCCGTAAACATTGTAAGGCTCGGCATCGTCAACACTGATATGGTAAAACTGTGATAAGGGCAGGTTGGGCACTATTTCCATAGTGGTGCCCCCATCCCAGCTACGGTATACACCGCCATCGGTTCCCACGTACATGATATCCGAGTCATTGATGCTGAAGACCATGTCATGAATATCTGAGTGCATATTGCCAAGGTTCTTGAAGGTCTTTCCGCCATCACGCGAGATAGACCCGCTGAGTCCACCTTTTACAACGACATCCTCATTTTTGGGATCTACGACGATCCTTGAAAAATAAAAGGGGCGCACGGTAATGCCAAAATCGTTGTTCAGCTGTTTCCATGACTGCCCGGCATCATCACTGCGGTAAAGTCCTTTCCGTTCATCTTTTTCGGCCTCGATCACGGTATAGAGTACATTTGGATTGGAAGGTGCCACGGCTATGGCCAAACGCCCCAACTGGCCTTCTGGAAACCCATTGTGTATCTTGTTCCAAGTTTTTCCGCCATCAGTGGTCTTGTAAAGGGCACTGTTGGCACCGCCTGATTCAAAAGACCATCCGGTACGCCGAAACTCCCACATCGACGCATAGAGCACATTTGGGTTTTCGGGATCCATGGCCAAGTCGGCACAGCCCGTTTTAGGATTTACATACAACAGCTTTTGCCAAGTTTCACCACCATCGGTGGTTTTGAAAACCCCACGCTCTTCGCTGTCACCCCAAAGGGCCCCTAGCACACCTACATAAATTTCTTTCGAATTCTTTGGGTTGACGATGATGTTGGCAATACGTTCTGAATTTTCAAAACCTATTTTTTTCCAGTTAGAACCACCATCCACAGACTTATAAAGTCCATCACCGACCGATACACTGTTTCGGGTCCATGTTTCGCCCGTGCCCACATAAATGGTATTGTCTGGATCGTTGGGGTCTAGTTCAACTGCCCCGATAGATTGGCAATATTCATCAAAAATGGGGTTGAAAGTAGTGCCTGCATCGTTCGATTTCCAAACGCCGCCGCCTGCCGTTCCGGCATAGATGATGCGTTTGTTGGTCGGGTGTGCCTCCATGTCGTTGATACGACCGCTCATTAGGGCGGGCCCAATGTGTCGGGCCTTGAGGTCACCGAACAGTTCTTTTCCCTTGATATCGACAAGGGTCTGCTGCGCCTGTAGCGAAAGCCCCCCAGCGAACAATAGCGCCAGGGTGCCTAGAATTTTTATTTTCATGCTTGTTTTGTTGATGTTGCTTGAAGGATTCTATTTTTTGTCTTCTGCCATTTCTTCGGGAAAGGCAAATTCAGCATCATCAACGGTCGGATTTAGCTCAATGCTATCTACGGTCATGGTGAACATCAAATTGCCGTCAACATATTGGGAAGTCGAAAACGGGAAATACAAACCATTGACCTCTTGGTAGTCGCTCATTACGGTCTTGGCCATCTTGCCCTTTGCAGGGCCTTCCCGTACAACGGATTCCACTGCTATGGGCACGTAGTTTTCGGTATCAAAGTAGTAGAAAGAGATATCATCTTCCTTTACCCCATCAACTGTAATGGGCTCTTTCACCAATTTGACCTTAAATGTCTCGGCACCATCCATGGTTTCTTTGCCGAGCAATTCAACGGTATAGCCCTTGTCTTTGTAATCGACAAAGGAATCAGGAAAATCGTTGGTGTTCAATTTGAAGTTGGCCGTTTGTTCGGCATCACTTTTTTCAGCCTTCATGGTCATGAAGTTGGTGTTCCAAAGCACCTCGCCATCATAGACACCTTGTTTTATTTCCTTTCCTTGAAAGGTGAACGAGAACATTTGTCGGCCGTCTTTTAGCTGCACCACCTTAATGGGGAACTCAAAGCCCTGTTGGCTGCCCTTGCCCTCAAGCTTCATGCCCTCGAGACTTTTGAAGTTTTCCAACCCGCCAATATTTTCAAAGTAGGTAGCGATGATCTCATCGGCAGTTTGTGCTTGCACCGGCGCCATCAATGCCATTGCAACCACAGCAATAATTGTTTTAATCGTTTTCATTTTCAGAGATTTTAATTTGAATTAACTTGTTAGTACCAAGTAAGTGAAATATGTTACAAGGTATCCAATAAAAACCACTTACTTGGCATGAAATAGGGCTTTTATGGCTATTTTTATCAAGTATGTTCCGAGGATAAAAGAACGAAATGAAATTTGGCAAAGTAGACCACCCAGAATTGGTTGACTTCACCCTTCCGCCCGATGACCCTATGACGGAAGCTTTGTTGAAGAAGACCGCTACCGAAGAGCCTTTTCGGCTTTATGTCGGTTGTGCCAAATGGAATCGACAAGACCTGAAGAATTTCTATCCCAGGGGCACTAAAGATGAACTGACCTATTATTCGAGCCAGTTCAACCGTATAGAGCTGAACGCTACTTTCTATCGCATTTTTCCTGCGGAACAGTACCGGAAATGGTACGATAGAACCCCGGCCCATTTCAAGTTCTTTCCCAAGATCACCAATGAGATAAGCCATCTGAGAAGGCTCAACGAGCGTATTTACGACACGGTCGACCGATATCTCGAAGTTACCTCGTTGCTAAAAGAAAAGCTGGGCACCATCTTTTTACAGATGCACAATAATTTTTCACCAAAAGATTTTGACAGGGTAGTGCGCTTTGTCGAATATTGGCCCAAAGAATTTGCCCTCGCCATGGAGTTCAGGCACACCGATTGGTTCAACGATAAGCAGGTGTCACAAGAACTCTACCACCTTCTGGAAGAAAACAATATTGCCAATATTCTGGTCGATACCGCAGGCAGAAGAGATTTGTTGCACATGAGGCTAACCAATAACGAGGCCTTTGTGCGCTATGTCGGGGCCAACCATGAATCAGATTACAAACGGCTTGATGATTGGGTAGAGCGGTTGTCGGTTTGGAAAAGACAGGGGCTGCGCAATGTACATTTTTTTGTGCACCAGAACCTTGAGTTGGAGTCGCCCCTGTTGGCGGCCTATTTTATCGACAACTGCAATAAAGCACTGGAAACCAATTTGCAGATACCCAAAGCGTTGGACAGTAAGCCCCCGAAACTCTTTCAGTAACTCGCACCTACCTCGACAAAAGCATTTTTTTGATGGAACCTGGGCGCCAAGGGCGCAGCCATACAACAGGTTGAGCCAAGATAGAACACTGAAATCTCTTGCAGTTTTCTGACCTTGGCCCCTAGGGCGATATTCATGCCAAGTTCGATGGATCCCACCGCAGGACCGCCCACAATTGATAGGTGCCATTTTTTACCCGAACTATCGGTAATGTCTATGTTATAGCGCTCGTTTCTAAAAGCAGGTAGCGATGGGTTTTGTTTGTATATCCACGGCCTTAGTACTATCAGGTCACCGGGCACGTGTTGTATTCTCGTGATGGTGCCATCAGTGGGCGAATGGATGCGATGGTAGTTTTTGTTGTGCAGAAAAACATTGCTGAAGGTATAATCTTCTGGAATATCATCCTTTTTAACCCCAAATATGGTATGTAAATTTCTGCGATCGCTTTTTACTTGGGCCATACCGAGCGCCCCTATTTTTCCAACATCACATAATAATCCCTCGCAAGGCCACACCCACGCGCTGTTATTTTTGGGCAGCGACCTAAACTCACGGGTAAAGAAATCTTGAAAATTCCTATATGTTGTGCCCCCGTTGGGGGGCTTGAACTTAGAAAGGTAGTTTCTGTCGTTGTAGTGCCATTTTAAATAAGGAGGAATAATGTGCCTTGAAAAGGGCTGCGAATAAAGTCTGGTGTACGCCTTTGAAAGGCTTCGTTGCCACGGACTAGGCAAGGCGCCCCAGACGTTTACCGATAGGAATCTATAGCATTTGGCCCTCCACAGGGGAACATTGAAAACGGTAAAACTTGGGTCTGAGTAATAACGGGCAGAAGTTTGCATTGACGGTTGTTTGATGATTGATGAAGTCTCAATTTATTTTTTTATCGAATTCTCTCCCAAAGAATTAAGAAAACTTTATTTAAAGCTTAACAAAGTTTTCCAATCGGCAATAATTCCCGCAAAAGCATACAAAGCTTTCTCCACGTGGTGATTTGCCCGTACCTTTGCGCCAAAACCGTTCGCTATGAGATTTCACTCAAGAAAGTGGGTAAAGCCCGAAGACCTCAACGCCAATGGCACCTTGTTCGGGGGGCGTGTCTTGTCATGGATAGACGAAGAAGCTGTTATTTATGCCATTATACAGCTCGAAAATAAACGTGTTGTCACCAAATACATGTCTGAGATCAATTTTATGAGCTCTGCCGTTGAGGGCGATATTGTGGAGTTGGGCATTGAAGTGGTCAAATTTGGAAAGTCTTCGCTCACCCTCAATTGTGAGGTACGGAACAAAATGACCCTAGAGACCATTTTGACCGTTGATAACATTATTCTGGTGAACCTCGATGAAAACGGCAAACCCGCCCCGCATGGCAAAACAAAGATAGAGTACGTAGAAGAGCGCTTGGCCGATAAGGAAAACTAGTTTGCCTGGAGTTCTTTCGCCACAGACTGTACCTCGTCAAGTACCCGCAGCAAGTTACCTCCCCAAAGTTTGGCGATTTCTTCTTCTGTATATCCTCTTTTTACAAGCTCTAAGGTCACGTTAAAGGTTTCTGAGGCATCTGACCAGCCTTCGATGCCGCCACCGCCGTCAAAGTCTGAACTTATGCCCACGTGGTCAATGCCGATAAGGTCTACCATGTAATCGATATGGTCCACAAAATCTGAAACGTTGACCGCTTCAGGAGCCTTGGGATCATCGGCCACCAACTCTTTGGAAATGTTCAATACCTTGGGGTAGTTTTCTATGAAGGTCGCTTTTTGAGCATCGGTCAACTCGCGAAATTGTGATCGGTCGTACCATTCAATGCCCAGAGAATCGGCCACCTTTTGGTACACTTCTTTCATATAGGTAGCCCTGGCTTTATGCTTTTCAGTGCTGAGGTAGGCGCTAAATGCCACGGTTTGCACCACGCCGCCATTCTCTTTCAGCAGCAGTAATTGTTCGTCATCGAGATTTCTGCTATGGTCGCAAAGGGCCCGTGCCGATGAGTGTGAGGCGATGATAGGGGCTTTCGATAGGGCGACCATCTGCTTCATGGATTCCTTTGATGGATGCGAGACATCAATCATTATTCCTAGTCTATTCATCTCAAATACAGCATTTTTGCCCAACTCACTTAAACCATTATGTAACCATTCGTCATTTTCTTCCCCAGTATTCGAATCGCAAAATTGGCTATGTCCATTATGTGACAATGAGATATATCGCGCACCCCATTCATGGTATTTCTCAAAATTGGAAAGGTCTTCACCAATGGGGTAGGCGTTTTCCACACCTATCATGGCCACTAGCTTGCCTTCGCCAACGATTCTTCTAACGTCATCTGAGTTCAGTGCCAAACCTATTTGGTCTGGGGCAAATTCTTCGCAAAGCCGGTGAATTGCCCGAAACTTGGCCTCGGCATTGGCCGCCGCTTTGGCGTATCCCTCGGCATTCAATGAATCTTGACCTGTGTAGACAATGAACCAGCCAACATCGAGCCCCCCTTCTTTCATTTTTGGCAAATCGACCTGTGTCTGCAGGCGCTGGGTGTAGTTAACACTATCGGTAAAATTCTTGACGTTGATATCGATGTGCGTATCCACTGTGATCACTCTATCGTGTATTGCCTTGGCTTTTTCTTCAAGATTTTCGGTTGATTTTTCTTGCTTTTCGCCGCATGACAGTAAAAGGCAGCAAAGGGTGAAAAGGGTATAAATTCTCATGGAAATAATTTTTACACCTACAAATAAAGCGAATTGACAACAAAAACGGGAAACCACGTAACAATTAATTGCCCAGGCTAGGTTAAATGACCAGTTTTAACATCATAAAAACCAGTTTTTTAGGGAACGGCCAAAAATACCTTAACAATTGGCCGAACACAATAACTAGACGACGAAATTGATGATGCAACTACTGAACCACTTGGATAGATTAGGAACCGCACTGGACAACTACTCTTTCGAAGAATTGAAAATAGCCGAAGCACTGAAACTCAAACAGCACTATTCGGCCCTCGAAGAACGGCTGCACAAAAACATATTCGGCCCGTTGGAGGCCGAATGTGACACACCCTCCGTTCAGGTCAATCATGCCTATGACATATCGGACAGTAAAGTAATGTCAGAACCTGACAGGACGGACCCATCAGCTAACTGGTCGGAGTTGGAAAGGGTTATGGCAGAATTAAAAGACTCAAAACTCGACCCTTGGCAAGAGGCCCTTGTGGAGCGCTTGCAACAGGTGTCAAAAACAATTGAAGCTACCATCAAGGCCGTATAGGTCGGTATGGTATATCTAAAATAGGATAGTTATGGCTACAAAGATCACCATTCAACAATTTGAATCACAGCTAAAGAACGCTGAACAACCATTTGACATCAAAAACTTGCTCACCGAATGTATGGGGCAGGTGGCATTGCTCGAAGAACTGATACGCCTGTTCAAACAGAACGTTCTAGAATTTATCGGCAACTTGAAGGTGCACCTCACCAACGAGGATATGAAGGGTCTTGCCTTTGCCTGCCATAAGATGAAGTCGGGCATTAAAATGATGAAGGCCCATGGGCTACTACAAATCGTGGAACAGATCGATTTGGAGAGCAAAACCGGCAAAGACCTTAAACACCTAAACTTTCTGTACAACCATTTCATTGACGAATACTCGCGATTGGAAAAGCAGATTGACCGAGAATGTGACGAAATGAAAAACCAATAACAATAGACCCAGAAATTGAAAGGAAGAAAAATCTTATTGGCGGAAGATGACCAAATGTTGGCCTCGCTGCTCCAATTCTGGCTTGAGAAAGAGGGGTATGAGGTCAATGTGCTTGAAAACGGCTTGGAAGTAAAGGAGTCTTTGAAGCAGGCCTTGCCAGACATTATCATCAGTGACATTATGATGCCCTATTTCTCGGGTATAGAGCTGGTTGACCATGTTCGCAATGAGGTAAACTCAAAGCTACCGATCATATTGATCTCTTCGGCCTCCAATGATGAAAACATCTTGAATGCCTTTGAATTGGGGGCCACCGATTTTCTGTCAAAGCCCATAAGCCCGTCTGAACTTTTGGTCAGGGTATCAAGGGCATTGAATACCGTGAGTAAAACATAGTAAAAACCAAATAACCAAACCTATCAACGTCCCGACCATACATACCGACCTACTTTGGGATCTTACCGCCATGTTCACGATACTGGGAGTGGTGTATTTTGCGTTCATATTCTTTTTTAAACGCAAAATTTCCTTCCATTCAAAAAGGCTTTCAGAGAAGAAGAAAAAGTTGGCACCCGTTATCAGCAACTTTCTCTTTCATGACCACCATGGCCCCATCGAAGAACAAAAGAGTTATGTACAGTTGAAAATTGAGATTAGGGGGGAACTCAAAAACAAATCCTTTCGAAAAATACTCACCGAGATATTGATGGACCTTGAAAAGGACGTCTCGGGCGAAACCAAGAAAAAACTGCACCGACTTTATGCAGAATTGGGGTTGCACCTCGATGCGTTCCAAAAGTTGAAAAGTTGGCGATGGGAGGTGGTCTCATCAGGAATTTTGGAGCTGACCGAAATGCAGCGGATCGATGCCTACCCCTTTATTACCAAGTTTTTGAACGACAGAAGGGGCATAATACGAAAGCAGGCCGAAATAGCCACCGTTTCTTTGAAACCAGAGGGCATCAGCCATTTATTGGATACCACCCGATATAGCATTTCTGAGTGGCAACAGCTCAAAATCATGGAAGAACTCAGGGAGATGGAAAATTTTAGGCCACCGCAATTTGCCACTTGGTTGATTTCGCCCAATCGTGATGTGGTGCTTTTTTCACTTCGGTTGATGCGCCATTACAACCAGAACGATGCGGCAAAATCAATTGTTGAACTTATAAAGCACAAAGATGACCAAGTTAAGACAGAGGCCATTCGGTGCATCAAAGAGTTCTGTATTCTTAGGGCTATCGATCCTTTAAAAAAGGTGTTTTGGAGCTGCAATGAAATGGTCAAGATCGAGATTCTTGAAGCCATTTCAACGTTGGGGAGCAAAAACGACATCGAATTTCTTCTTAAGGTAGAAAAACAAGAACCTTCTTTTATGGTGCGCACAAAGGCACTGACTGCCATCAACGATTTGGCCCCTGATACCATAATTCCGACCAAAGATATCATGTCGCGTTTCAAAAAAGACAAAAAGGATTCCATCGACATTGAATTGGCGAACGCGAAAACCGTTTCAGATTCGGCCCCTGTAACCGTTCACGATAAAGAAACACCCCCAGAAGATGATTTGGTGGCCGGCAACGAAACGTATTTCGAGAGCATCGAGGTCTATGAGGTTGACCCCAAGACCATTTCGCTGGCAGACGATGCTATTCATGCTGAAGACCATTTAGAAGCGTCAGCAGGCGAACAGGAGGCTGAAATGGAAAAGGAATATGAATTTGGGCCACTTGAAGAAGAAATGGATGAGGTATTCAATGGCCACCTTGGGCTGGTTAATCCCGATTCCAACCAGGAGCAGACAGATGATAGCAATGCCCTTCAACCAAAATTTTCAGAAGAATACCAAAAACTCTCGCCCCCAGAACAGGAAAAGCTTATTGAGAGCCTGGAAATATCAGGCTCTGACAGGGATATTCCCGTTTTGGAGGATTTGATGAAACAACAGAACAACCCCGAATCGGGCTTCCGTATTTTCAAGATGTTGAAAAAATTGAAGACCCGATCCGACATTGCAAATACCCCATCTTCAGAGCCATCGTATAATGTAGACGAACTTTTGGTCGAGGCCAAAGACAGTATTTTTTACCCACTTTTTGAGTATGCCGATGGCACAGCCCCCAAATTGGCACTGTTGGAAGAAATTGCCGATGTGGGCGACGAACGCGAGCTGGCCTTGCTTGAAAAACTTACTCATGACCAAGATGTAAGGGTGGCGCAGCGTGCGGGTAGGGCAAAAGAACAATTACTGCAAAAATTGACAAGCGATGAGGAGGCGGTTTCGGAAATGGCAACCCAAGAGCCGGCAGAACAACCCGAAATGGTACAGGATAATCAAACTGAAAAGGCTCCTCTCGAACAGAACCCTAAAACCGGGGAAACTAATGAGGCCGATGACGAACTCTTGCCCCTTGAGCTCTGTTTTCTTTATGACGAGTTGGGCATAAAGGGCGCAAATGATCATGAAGAAGGGCTCAATTTTGAATTGTCAGAGGAGTTTTATCTGTACGGTAATAGCTCGCAAGTAGAACGAAACATGTCTAAAAAATGATGGACAGCACCCTTTTTGAGGTATTGTTAAAGTACATCAATATCACCTTTTTGGTGTTTACGGTGGTGCTTTTTAGCATGTTCTGCATAATGGGTTACCTGTCCACCAGAAATGCCATCCACTACAGGAACAAGAACAGTTTTGGCGACCTCTCCAAAGTAATGGCCTCGCCATTGGCCCCGGGTATCACGATCATCGCACCAGCGTACAATGAAGAATTGACCATTGTAGAAAACGTTCGCTCGCTGTTATCGCTGAAATATGTCAATTACGAGGTGATGGTAGTGAACGATGGCAGTAAAGATGATACCCTCGAAAAATTGATTGCGGCCTACGACCTTGAGAGGGTTGAGCAAAAAATTGACCCAAACTGGCAATCAAAGCCCATTCGTGGTATTTACAAGTCTAAGCACCGTGCTTTTTCGAAATTGGTTGTGATCGATAAAGAGAACGGGGGCAAATCAGATGCCCTAAATACGGGTATGCGGCTATCTGAAAACAGGTATGTGGGGTGTATCGATGTGGATTGCCTGTTGTTGCCAGATGCCTTGTTGCATGTGGTAAAGAGCTTCTTTCAGCGAACCAAAAAACGGGTGATTGCCGTTGGCGGCGTTATTAGAATTGCCAATTCATGCAAGATCTCAGGGGGTACTTTGGAAGAAATAAGGCTTCCAAAGAGCTGGTTGGCCAAATTTCAGCTTTTGGAATATACCCGATCTTTTTTGTTGGGCCGTATGGCATGGGGCCGCATCGATAGCCTTTTGATCATTTCAGGCGCCTTCGGTTTTTTTGATAGGGAGATAGCCCTGGCCGTGGGGGGCTATGATACGGGCACCATTGGGGAAGATATGGAAATCGTTTTCAGAATGCGCCGCTATATGCATGAGCGGCGCGAGCCGTATACCATTGAGTATATACCTGATTCACTGTGTTGGA
This portion of the Flagellimonas lutaonensis genome encodes:
- a CDS encoding glycosyltransferase family 2 protein, with product MDSTLFEVLLKYINITFLVFTVVLFSMFCIMGYLSTRNAIHYRNKNSFGDLSKVMASPLAPGITIIAPAYNEELTIVENVRSLLSLKYVNYEVMVVNDGSKDDTLEKLIAAYDLERVEQKIDPNWQSKPIRGIYKSKHRAFSKLVVIDKENGGKSDALNTGMRLSENRYVGCIDVDCLLLPDALLHVVKSFFQRTKKRVIAVGGVIRIANSCKISGGTLEEIRLPKSWLAKFQLLEYTRSFLLGRMAWGRIDSLLIISGAFGFFDREIALAVGGYDTGTIGEDMEIVFRMRRYMHERREPYTIEYIPDSLCWTEVPEDLKILVNQRDRWARGNLETLYKHKDMFFNSKFGRLGLLSYPYWFFYEWLSPLLEFFGFLTIMLFWYLNILNWDFFLAITVTIYMFSIMFSFYAILWDVYTYNEYKKTKDILTLMLCAIIEPFVFRPIVVMSSVRGNLKKLFRVQSGWGTQVRKGFAKAT
- a CDS encoding HEAT repeat domain-containing protein, translating into MFTILGVVYFAFIFFFKRKISFHSKRLSEKKKKLAPVISNFLFHDHHGPIEEQKSYVQLKIEIRGELKNKSFRKILTEILMDLEKDVSGETKKKLHRLYAELGLHLDAFQKLKSWRWEVVSSGILELTEMQRIDAYPFITKFLNDRRGIIRKQAEIATVSLKPEGISHLLDTTRYSISEWQQLKIMEELREMENFRPPQFATWLISPNRDVVLFSLRLMRHYNQNDAAKSIVELIKHKDDQVKTEAIRCIKEFCILRAIDPLKKVFWSCNEMVKIEILEAISTLGSKNDIEFLLKVEKQEPSFMVRTKALTAINDLAPDTIIPTKDIMSRFKKDKKDSIDIELANAKTVSDSAPVTVHDKETPPEDDLVAGNETYFESIEVYEVDPKTISLADDAIHAEDHLEASAGEQEAEMEKEYEFGPLEEEMDEVFNGHLGLVNPDSNQEQTDDSNALQPKFSEEYQKLSPPEQEKLIESLEISGSDRDIPVLEDLMKQQNNPESGFRIFKMLKKLKTRSDIANTPSSEPSYNVDELLVEAKDSIFYPLFEYADGTAPKLALLEEIADVGDERELALLEKLTHDQDVRVAQRAGRAKEQLLQKLTSDEEAVSEMATQEPAEQPEMVQDNQTEKAPLEQNPKTGETNEADDELLPLELCFLYDELGIKGANDHEEGLNFELSEEFYLYGNSSQVERNMSKK